The following DNA comes from Moritella sp. 24.
TTCAATAATGGATTATAAGTACCGCCCCATGAGTAATACGAAACGCCATTTACGTTATGCTCGCCATCATTAACCGAGTAATCATAAACCCAGTTTGGCCACCACCACGATCCAGCGTTATAACTCGGCGTTGCTTTACACTCACCTTGTCTTAACCCTTCTGGATATTTCGCATTGAAAATAGCAGCATCTTTAGAGTTCAACGCTTCAAGTGATCCCATCGCATTCGCTTGGTTATCGTTATTGCCTGTCGCAATAGATAATAAGCTCGCAACCGCATTACCAATGGCCATAGCAGGGCCTTCGAGTGGTGAATCCTTAATTAAGTCTGCAGTACCAGAACCGCGATGTGGAGAACCTACAGATGTTACCGAGGCGACAATATCTGGTCGTACCGATGCCACATAACGTGAGTCAATTCCACCTTGAGAATGACCTATCAAGTTAAATTTTTCCGCGCCAGTAATGGCTCTTAATTCTTCAAGGTAGCTTAACAACTGCTCGCCACGTACCTCACTGGTATCATAACCACTGACTTGTGGTGTATATACGTCTGTCGCGCCAACATCCGCTAACGCCCCTTTAACACCATAAAAATAATCTGCTAACACACTATCAAATCCAGCCAGTCCATGTACTAACACGACCGGGTATTTAGTTTTACCCGATGTATCAGCTTGTACAGGTGCTACGATGAAACACAAGGTTCCAACTAAGATAGAGAGGAAAGTCCGAGTTTTCTTTAACATATCTAGTCCTTTATTTTTGAGTTATCGCAAAATGCGCACCCGTTAGTGACAACCTGTCTCGATTTGAGTGCAGGAAAGTTATAACGTAAAAAAACAACAGGTACAACCAGACAAAACAAAGCAGCGTAATTAATCATAATAAGACAAAAAATAGAACTAAAGATGCGGATTACAGGGTAAATTTAGATTTATAGTGCATATAAATAACTCAAGGTGACATTAAAAACTAAATAAGAAAATATCATTGCCATAACGAATATCGCATCATTAATTTTTATATTTTCATAAGCACATGTAAAATAAGTACATTTTTATTAAATGCTTATTTTAAAAACAAGTTCAATTTTCTATAAACATATTTATAGAAATAAGACATAGGTCATACTCAGATAATATCTAACGTCTAAGGAAAACCACAAAATTAACTTAATTATTCAATTTAGTTGGCAATTTACAACATTTCAACCTTCAAACTGAAAGCAGATTTAACCACTATACGTAACTAAATTATCATTAATATTCGCGTATATTTACCCTATTTTTAAACGATGTTATTTAATAAAAACAGCAGGCGAAAAAAAACCAGCAATATGATTGCTGGTTTAAAATGATAAGCGACGTTGATTTGTAGTAATACCTATCAACAGTCTAATTGTTCATAATCATTTATCGAATATCAATGTTTATTGATAGCATCCCACATACCGAGTACAAGCGCTTGCTTTTGAGGGGTTAGCTCATTAGCAACAAGTGCATCTCGTAAACTGTTCACGACTTGAAACTTAATATCGTGAGGATAGATTTTACCTATATTTTCGCACTTCGCCGTAGCAAAAGTAACGTGGCCATGTAAATATTCAGCCGCAAATAATTGATCCGACGTTCCTTGTTCTACAAATCCATCAAGCTTTTCCATTAGCTTGCTTTGATAAGTAGCTTTAGACAATGATTAATCCTCATACTCTGGGTTGGCGACACGATACATGATGTAATCACGATAACCTGTAGTTACACGAATAAAACCAGATAATGCTTGGTCTAATTCAACGTCCCCCGTGTCAACAATTAAGGGACGTCCTGCTAATGCTGACAACTTTGCTTTGGTTGCCAACACAATAATATTTTCTTTGCCTATTTGTTTAATCAACTGTGGCGACAGTTGCTGATTACCACGACCAAAAATATGACCCTGACCACCAATTAACGTGATCACTAATTTGCAGGGCTTGTTTTTTGTCAACGCTAATAACTGCGCAGCCGTTTGATCCGAAGCAATCAATTCATGCTGATGCACAACATCAACACCTAATAACGTATTATCTAGACCCAATTCAGCCATAGTAAAAGCGACTGTCGATCCAGAACCCATTATGTAATATTCATCTTCCATATCAGCCATCACATCTGCAGCAATGTCTGTTAACACTAATTCATCTGATTCAATACCACCCATTTTTACGCTTTGAACATAGCGTAAATCTGTCGGAACCATCATCTCGCCATACCGTTTTGCTTTCACAGTACCTTGACGAAATGCAACCTCATCAATATCCATAACATCAGCATCAGCTAACGTAACCAGCTCACCTAAAATAAGTCGACGAACTACGCAACCCGCTGCTTTAGGCGTAACACCATAAACACCAGAATGGATCTTACAACCTGCAGGCACACCTAATACAGGTACCGCGTCATTAATCGTTGCGCAAATATTACGTGCCGTACCATCTCCACCAGCAAATAATAACAAATCAATATCTTGTGTTAATAATGCATCGACAGCCGAAAATGTATCTTGTTCAGTCGTCATTTCACTGGCAGGTCGATAAGCAACTTCAACATTAAAACCAAGTTCTAAGCTGCAACGTTCACCCATTTCACCACCCGCAGTCACCACCGTAAAACGCTGAGCAAGATCAGTAAACTGACCTAATGCTTGTAACATACGGTTGTTTGCTTGCGGTATAGCACCTAAACTCAGTGCTTGCTGCGTGACATTATCACTGCCTTTTAAAGCAACGCTGCCACCAACGCCAGCAACTGGATTAATAATAATACCCAGCTTAAACGGCTTCACGTTCATACATACCTCGATAATCAAAATCTGCTAATACCAGCGGCTTTGTATTATAAAATGCTTGTAGTGCTGTCACTAACGCTTGTGTTCGCGCTGATAAACCGTTTTCTAAATATAAACGTACTTGATCGTGGATCTTATGCTGAAAAGCTAATCGGTCAATCACAATACCAGATAAATTATCAGCACTAACTCGATACTGATAACCTGCTGCAACACAAATAATCCATTCAATCGCTTGTGGCACTATTTCTACTTTTTCAAATTCAGCCTGCTGCTGCGCATTTCGCCCATCAGGAATATACCAGTAACCAAAATCAACTAATTGATGACGTGCTAACCCTGCAACTAACCAATGCGAAATTTCATGCATCCCACTCGCAAAAAAACCGTGGGCAAAAATAATACGGTGGTGATCACAACTGACATATTGTTCGAAGTCAGTATTAGCCGGCATATATATCGGCTCATCACCACCTTTCACTAATCGGGTATTAAATTCATTTGAAAAGGTGTCGTTAAACGTATTAATCAAGTCTTGGTACTGATGTTGATCTTGTAAATTGTATTGCATACTGCGCCTAGCTAATCATTTAATCACTGAGCACTATTTATGAGCAGGATTATACCCCCATAGTAGTGGTATGTCCGCTAATATATCGCGCTCAAATCGGTAATTTTCGCTAGTAGAATACTCCTTTACGCGATATTAATCTAATAGTGTTGGCGAAGTTAATGCAACGATACCGACACGAGCAGGAGTACCCCAACTCGCTTCAGCAGTGAGTAATAGCTCTTCTTCACCTTGCCAAATAATACTTTCCCATTGGCCGTAATGCGCCAAATTAAAACGTTTTGCCCTATCCCAATTTAAATCTTTGTTCTCAACGGCTACAATCCAAATAAAGGGGTGTTTATAAATAAGGTTGTCATCATAACCCAGTAAAACTAATTGATTCGTCGCAGCATTATAATCTGCTGCCGTAATGAGCCCATCAACATTTAATGTTTGCGTTGGCGTCACTTGAATAACACTATTATTCGCAGCGCTCTTAGCTATTTCAGTTAGCTCCATTCGATACAAACGACTTTGCAAATTAACCCAATTTTTACTTAGCACCCATAACTCTTCGTCGACGACTGCTGACGCTTCACAATCATAATCATGTATGAACATCGTTAACGCTTCTTCGGGTTTATCTGCCATTGAAAAACGAGCTGTATTGACAGCCGCTACATTAGCACCATCATCAGCTGTCATTAAATCGCCAGTATTAATATTGATAATGGTACGACTATCACGGGTACCTCGATTATTACCGCAATCCATCACAAAGAGCGTATCGGCATCTTGAGCTAACTCTTCCCAGTCATAACTAATCACGTCATTAACATGCACCTGTTTAATCACCTGCCCCGTTTGCTCATTAATTTGGTATAAATTAGCACCATCACCACTGTCGTTGGCTGTCCATATTTGCCCGCCAAACTGAGCCAACGCAGACGTTTCTTTCACTTTATTCTGCAATAATGTTTGTATCTTGATGTCGAGTACAGGGTAGTTTTGCAGTGGCCTCGACCAATAAAAATAACCGCTCACAGCAACAGTGCTTGAGATCAGTAATCCCCACATCCCTATTTTTACTATCCATTTTAATACTGTCATAACACTCCTCTACAATAACCAAGGTCTAAAATAACGAAACTTTGAATAATATGTTAAACATACATGCTTGATAATAGTATTTAATTTATAAAATTAATCATTTTCTAATACTAAAAAACACTAGAATAAATTTATTCACTTTAAATTAAAATAATTTAAGCGTACACTTGTAAGCCTAACTGGTTGGACAACTTAACAGAGGATCGTATATGTCACATAGTTCGACACCAATAATAACGGCTACCGATGCCGTAGCTGCACCTTATAGTGTAAAGGAAGAAGCCGCGAATACTTGCTCTCATTTCATCGGCGCATTACTGAGTATCGCAGCACTTATCGCTTTATTGGTGCCATCAATACAACAAGCTGATCCTTGGCGTATTGCCAGTTTTAGCATTTACGGTATCTCAATGTTTTTACTGTTCTTTGCCTCTAGTGCTTACCATTATGCAACGAACCCCGCACTTAAAGCGAAACTAAAAACGCTCGACCATTGCGCTATCTTCCTGTTAATCGCAGGCACTTATACACCATTACTGCTCATTGAACTCCGTGGCACACTTGGCTGGAGTATTTTTGGTGTGGTCTGGAGTATGGCTATATTTGGTATTATTGCGAAGGTATATTGGGCTGAGCGATTTAAAAAAGTCTCACTATTTTTCTATCTTACAATGGGTTGGTTAATTGTCTTTTCAGGCGATGAATTATTAGGAAAACTGGCGACTGGCGCACTGTACTGGTTACTCGCTGGCGGACTTGCCTATTCGATTGGCGCTATTTTCTATGCCAATAAACGTATTCCATATAACCACGCGATTTGGCATATCTTCGTGTTATTGGGTAGTGCTTGCCACTTTATAACGATTTACCTCTACGTACTACCAGTTAATCACTAAAACCGATGGCATTAAGTACTCACTCTTAATGCCATCATTCATTACCCCATTTACCTTAATGGGCACTTAATCAACCAGCGTAACTTCGATCTCACAACTTGCCATTACCCGTTTAATTTCGGGGATACAAGAACCACACCCCGTCCCCGCTTTACTACAACCTCCAACTGCTTCAACCGTATCTGCACCAGCTTTCACCGCCTCGATAATATCGTGTTCAGTCACTTGATGGCATGCACAGATCATGCGGCTTGCAGGTGTTGCCGCTTCCCCCTTGAGTGTTGCACGTAATCCCACATCAGGACTAAGCATGGTTAAACTCGCCAACCATGAATCATCATCAGCATCATTTGCAGGCGTTACCATTAAACTAATGTCTAAGCTGTCTTTATGATCGCCTTGAAAGCTCATGGCAAAACGATACTTTTGTTCGGCAGCATTTTCATAATCAACTTGCTTAGTCATATAATCATTATTCAGGACTAACTTTAATTGTTGAAAGAAAGCAGCTGGCTCTGTCACACTCGCAAGATAATATAAAAATCCTTGCTCTAAACGACGTTCAACCCAGTAATCGACCATAGGTAATATCTTCGCAACCTGTAGACGACGCTGACTCCACAATGCTGCACGTGATGCATGCTTCCAAGCACTGACACTCACAGGGGTATATTTATTTTCCGGTTGACCAGATAAAGGATCCGTATGTCCCGCGACTAAACTTGAGATAGCCCCCGCACTGGCGTTTTGACGGCTCCAGTGAATAGGTAGGAATAATTCTCCTGGGTTCTGACTCACCGTTGCATGTGCGCGTACTAATAACTTGCCTTGCAAACTCTCAACCGCGACTAAACTGCCATCACAGATCCCACGTTCCGTTAAATCTTGCGGGTTAATTGATAATAGCGGCTCAGGCATATGTCCATTAAGCTTGGTCGCTAACCCAGTTCGGCTCATGCTATGCCATTGGTCACGATTACGACCCGTATTTAAGATCATAGGGTAATTTTTACAGACTTCACTTGCGGCTGATTTGTAATAAAGCGGAATGAAATTAGCTTTACCAGAGGGTGTTGAAAACTGCCCATTAGTAAATAATCTAGCCTCTGACTTATCTCCATGTATCGGCCATTGCATTGGCTGGTGCTGTTGGTAATCTTGTGTAGCCAATACCGCGATATCCAAGCCTCGCGGTAAGGAATCTTGCTTAAAACCAGTCATCTGAGCATATTCCGCAAATACGTCGGCTTCACTATCAAAACTAAATTCTTTCGTGAATCCCATACGCTTAGCGACTTCAGCCAGCAACCACCAATCAGCTTTCGCTTCACCCAAGCTAGGTAAAAAGCCACGTTGACGGGAGATACAACGCTCAGAATTGGTCACTGTACCGGTTTTTTCACCCCAACCTTGCGCCGGTAATAATACATCCGCGCAGGCAATGGTGTCTGATTTAGCAATACAATCCGATACAACCACCAGCGGGCAATTTAATAACGCTTGTTGAATTTTGTCTGAATCAGGCAGGCTAACAACCGGGTTTGTACCCATAATCCAAATGGCTTTTATTTTACCTTGATGCACTTGATCAAACATATCAATGGCTTTAGCACCGTTATTGGTGGCCAGTTTATCAGTATGCCAAAACTCACTCACCAACTTATGACTCTCTGGTGTAAAGTCCATATGCGCAGCAAGCATACTGGCAAGGCCACCAACTTCACGGCCACCCATCGCATTTGGCTGACCGGTCACAGAAAATGGACTGGCACCCGGTTTACCCACGCGACCTGTCGCTAAGTGACAGTTAATAATAGCATTTACTTTGTTCGTACCACTGGTTGACTGATTCACACCTTGGCTAAATAACGTTAAGGTTTTATCAATATCGGTAAAACGATGGAAGAAGGCCAGCATAGTATCGAGTTCGAGATTACAGAATTCAGCCAGTTCAAACCAACTTGGTGTTGATTGATAAGCCGACTCAAGTGCAGCTTCGAAGCCTTCGGTATGTTGGGCGATATAAGCAAGGTCACAGGCGTTTTCTTGATCGAGAAACTCCAAAAGGCCATTATAAAGCGCGACATCCGTACCAGGACGAATGGCTAAATGCAGGTCGGCAATATCACAGCTATCTGTACGACGTGGATCTATCACGGTTACTTTCAAATTAGCGTTAGCCATTCTCGCCTGTTTAATACGGCGGAATAAAATAGGATGACACCAAGCCAGATTCGAACCGACTAAACAAATATGCTCAGCTTCTTCAATATCCGCATAACAAGCTGGCATTGAATCTTCGCCGAATGCACGCTTATGCGCGACCACAGCTGAAGACATACATAAACGTGAATTTGAGTCGATATTACTACTACCAATGAAGCCTTTCATCAACTTGTTAGCAACATAGTAGTCTTCCGTTAATAGCTGTCCTGATACATAGAAAGCAACAGCATCAGGGCCATGT
Coding sequences within:
- a CDS encoding triacylglycerol lipase; protein product: MLKKTRTFLSILVGTLCFIVAPVQADTSGKTKYPVVLVHGLAGFDSVLADYFYGVKGALADVGATDVYTPQVSGYDTSEVRGEQLLSYLEELRAITGAEKFNLIGHSQGGIDSRYVASVRPDIVASVTSVGSPHRGSGTADLIKDSPLEGPAMAIGNAVASLLSIATGNNDNQANAMGSLEALNSKDAAIFNAKYPEGLRQGECKATPSYNAGSWWWPNWVYDYSVNDGEHNVNGVSYYSWGGTYNPLLNSNVIDLADGLLAVTYLTINESNDGVVGRCSTHLGQVIRDDYTMNHADEINGMFGLRGLGSTSPLPLYAAHAKRLTSAGL
- a CDS encoding YfcL family protein, coding for MSKATYQSKLMEKLDGFVEQGTSDQLFAAEYLHGHVTFATAKCENIGKIYPHDIKFQVVNSLRDALVANELTPQKQALVLGMWDAINKH
- a CDS encoding ATP-NAD kinase family protein; this encodes MNVKPFKLGIIINPVAGVGGSVALKGSDNVTQQALSLGAIPQANNRMLQALGQFTDLAQRFTVVTAGGEMGERCSLELGFNVEVAYRPASEMTTEQDTFSAVDALLTQDIDLLLFAGGDGTARNICATINDAVPVLGVPAGCKIHSGVYGVTPKAAGCVVRRLILGELVTLADADVMDIDEVAFRQGTVKAKRYGEMMVPTDLRYVQSVKMGGIESDELVLTDIAADVMADMEDEYYIMGSGSTVAFTMAELGLDNTLLGVDVVHQHELIASDQTAAQLLALTKNKPCKLVITLIGGQGHIFGRGNQQLSPQLIKQIGKENIIVLATKAKLSALAGRPLIVDTGDVELDQALSGFIRVTTGYRDYIMYRVANPEYED
- a CDS encoding elongation factor P hydroxylase, translating into MQYNLQDQHQYQDLINTFNDTFSNEFNTRLVKGGDEPIYMPANTDFEQYVSCDHHRIIFAHGFFASGMHEISHWLVAGLARHQLVDFGYWYIPDGRNAQQQAEFEKVEIVPQAIEWIICVAAGYQYRVSADNLSGIVIDRLAFQHKIHDQVRLYLENGLSARTQALVTALQAFYNTKPLVLADFDYRGMYEREAV
- a CDS encoding hemolysin III family protein; the encoded protein is MSHSSTPIITATDAVAAPYSVKEEAANTCSHFIGALLSIAALIALLVPSIQQADPWRIASFSIYGISMFLLFFASSAYHYATNPALKAKLKTLDHCAIFLLIAGTYTPLLLIELRGTLGWSIFGVVWSMAIFGIIAKVYWAERFKKVSLFFYLTMGWLIVFSGDELLGKLATGALYWLLAGGLAYSIGAIFYANKRIPYNHAIWHIFVLLGSACHFITIYLYVLPVNH
- a CDS encoding nitrate reductase, which codes for MQKLKKIPKWVKTTCPYCGTGCGVEAQVNQDNSVTIRGDESHPTNLGNLCSKGLTLADTLVPEGRLTECYIRGQAQSMETTLSYVASSFNKVIAEHGPDAVAFYVSGQLLTEDYYVANKLMKGFIGSSNIDSNSRLCMSSAVVAHKRAFGEDSMPACYADIEEAEHICLVGSNLAWCHPILFRRIKQARMANANLKVTVIDPRRTDSCDIADLHLAIRPGTDVALYNGLLEFLDQENACDLAYIAQHTEGFEAALESAYQSTPSWFELAEFCNLELDTMLAFFHRFTDIDKTLTLFSQGVNQSTSGTNKVNAIINCHLATGRVGKPGASPFSVTGQPNAMGGREVGGLASMLAAHMDFTPESHKLVSEFWHTDKLATNNGAKAIDMFDQVHQGKIKAIWIMGTNPVVSLPDSDKIQQALLNCPLVVVSDCIAKSDTIACADVLLPAQGWGEKTGTVTNSERCISRQRGFLPSLGEAKADWWLLAEVAKRMGFTKEFSFDSEADVFAEYAQMTGFKQDSLPRGLDIAVLATQDYQQHQPMQWPIHGDKSEARLFTNGQFSTPSGKANFIPLYYKSAASEVCKNYPMILNTGRNRDQWHSMSRTGLATKLNGHMPEPLLSINPQDLTERGICDGSLVAVESLQGKLLVRAHATVSQNPGELFLPIHWSRQNASAGAISSLVAGHTDPLSGQPENKYTPVSVSAWKHASRAALWSQRRLQVAKILPMVDYWVERRLEQGFLYYLASVTEPAAFFQQLKLVLNNDYMTKQVDYENAAEQKYRFAMSFQGDHKDSLDISLMVTPANDADDDSWLASLTMLSPDVGLRATLKGEAATPASRMICACHQVTEHDIIEAVKAGADTVEAVGGCSKAGTGCGSCIPEIKRVMASCEIEVTLVD